In Hwangdonia lutea, a single window of DNA contains:
- a CDS encoding tetratricopeptide repeat protein produces MYKFLLLLLLPTLIFGQPELDDVDALFQNKQFEKAEKLVSEYLKNNPNNIKAIEFLGDAYGHQKKWDDAINQYQKLVNIQQNNANYHYKYGGAMGMKALSVNKLKALGIIGDVKTAFLKAAKLDKNHINARWALVELYMQLPGILGGSKNKSLQFAQQLENLSKVDGYLAKGYIHEYDDEPELAEKYYKMAIVEGGSLTCFNKLTALYENQNQPQKAIQNIEVAQQKHQRNALHYQIGKVAAQYNTQLKKGEQCLLTYIANYTPNDGVPKAWAHYRLAQINVHKNNKSEALKYINLAIAELPKIPSFKAKKEAILKL; encoded by the coding sequence ATGTACAAGTTTTTGCTTCTACTTTTATTACCAACACTTATATTTGGTCAACCCGAATTGGATGATGTGGATGCCCTTTTTCAAAACAAACAATTTGAAAAAGCAGAAAAACTCGTTTCAGAATATTTAAAAAACAATCCCAACAATATAAAGGCTATTGAGTTTTTAGGCGATGCGTACGGGCATCAAAAAAAATGGGACGATGCCATAAACCAATATCAAAAACTTGTAAATATTCAACAAAACAATGCCAATTACCATTATAAATACGGCGGCGCCATGGGCATGAAAGCTTTGTCGGTTAATAAATTAAAGGCATTGGGCATTATTGGCGATGTAAAAACAGCATTCTTAAAAGCGGCCAAATTAGATAAAAACCACATTAACGCGCGTTGGGCATTGGTAGAATTGTACATGCAATTACCCGGAATTTTAGGTGGCAGTAAAAACAAATCGTTACAGTTTGCGCAACAACTGGAAAACCTCTCGAAAGTGGATGGCTACTTAGCAAAAGGTTATATTCACGAGTACGACGACGAACCAGAACTAGCGGAAAAATATTATAAAATGGCGATAGTTGAAGGCGGATCTTTAACCTGCTTTAACAAGTTGACTGCCCTTTACGAAAACCAAAATCAGCCCCAAAAAGCCATTCAAAATATTGAGGTTGCCCAACAAAAACACCAGCGCAACGCACTGCATTATCAAATAGGCAAAGTGGCCGCCCAATATAACACACAACTTAAAAAAGGCGAACAATGTTTGCTCACTTACATAGCAAATTACACCCCAAACGATGGCGTGCCAAAAGCTTGGGCGCACTACCGTTTAGCGCAGATTAATGTGCATAAAAACAATAAATCCGAAGCCTTAAAATACATCAATTTGGCCATTGCCGAACTGCCAAAAATCCCATCGTTTAAAGCAAAAAAGGAAGCAATTTTAAAGCTTTAA